CACACATGCTTTGTTGGCAGCTGCCTGCACAGAGCACTGTAGTCTCCTTGGCAACCCAGGACAGGCCGGGTCATCCTTCCTTGCAGCAGTTCCAAAGACCCCACTTCTGACCCCTGCAGGCACCCGCTACTCCATCCCACACCTCTCTGGTTCTAGGACTCACAGGAAGACACCTCATGTACATGCCCATGCTTCAGACCTATCTCTCCATCGCTCCCTCTTTCAAAACCGCACTGCTGGTGGCAGCCCCACCACTCTGACCCTCAGGAtcttcttctgaaaaatgggaataacgaACTGCTGGGCCAGCTCAGAGGCTTCTTGTGAGGTCCAAAGGCGATAATGCGGGTAGACTGCAAACTGGGAAAGACTGAAGAATGGCAGCTCACTACTGGGGCTAGGGGATAGGGACCGGGGGGCAGTGTGCCTGAGCTCAGGGGAGCAGGGCCTCTAGGACGCGATGCGTTATTCAGGCGGAGGGAGACTGGGAGAGGAGACCCCCCCAGCCGTGGATGGAGATCAGGGGGTGCGCGCCTTCCAAGTGCACGTGTGGTCACCACACCTGATGGGTGCTGGCTCATCCTCTCCCCGCACCTCGTTTATACCAAACCCATGAGAAAGGCGGCTCGCGGCTCCTTGGGGAATGTGTCCCCATTGGgcatccccaccccatccccggAAGCAATCCCAGAGCTTTATGGGCCTCCGAAGCCTGTGTCACTTCACTTTCACTGCCCGGATGACCAGAGCGGGGCGTTCCTAAAGACCCATTTTCCCTGCTCTGTGATGTCCAAGCGAAGCCCGGAGCTCTGAGCCAGGACCTGGCACTAGGTCCCACCCTGCAGAGCCCTCTCCAGCTTCTCTTTGCCCCTCCTCCACTCTCAGGTGCTGTCAGAGGCTCCCAGGAACCCCGGCCTTCTGGGTACCAgaccctgttttttgtttttttattttaacatctttattggagtataattgctttacaatggtgtgttagtttctgctgtataacaaagtgaatcagctatacatatacatatatccccatatcccctccctcttgcgtctccctcccaccctccctatcccacccctctaggtggtcacagagcaccgagctgatctccctgtgctatgcggctgctccccactagctatctattttgcatctggtagtgtatatatgtccatgccactctctcattttgtcacagcctaccctccAGACCCTGTTTTTAACAGGGTTGTGTTAGGATCAGTGTCCACGCAGGATTTGCAGGAAGTTCTGCTCTCCTCTGGAAATCGGCCAGTACATTCACCAACTTGCCCACCTCCCATACCCATCTGCAACTGAGCAGCCTACTTGGTGCAGGCCCTGGGGAGAGGTGAGTTGGACACGTGTCTGTCCCCAAGGTCGGATGTGAGGATCAGAGGATGCAGGAGAAAGGCTCAACCCGCCATGGCTGGCTCTGAGGATGGAGGAGAGGACCAGGAGCCAAGGTATgtgggcagcctccagaagctggaaaaggcagaaaatcCCAGAGGCTCCCAAGGGGACACAGCCCTGCCACCTCCTTGGTTGTAGCCCAGAGACGCTTCTGAGCTCCCAAGCTGTAAGATGATAATACATCTTACACAAGTCCCACACTGTTTTTACAGTCTTCGTATAGGCGCTGGGGATCAATTCCTCTGCAGACAGAGAGAACCACGTGAGTTATTCATTCTTACTTACTGCCTTGGTTCTCAGGAAACACAGTGTAAACTCGATGCTCAGGGCATACCTCTCTTAGCCTGGGTCTTTCACGCATCTGCCTCTCTCTACTACATATTTATGCATCTATTGGGGTGCAGAGccttgttgagcacctactgtatgcctgGCACCATGCTAGATGCTGGGGATGCAAGGATAAAGGAGACAATATAAGATCCTGACCCTCCAAGAGCTCCCAGTTGTATAAAAGACACCCCAAAGCAAGCAGTTATAAAAGGTcaacaggaggagagagaggttaaTCCGAccggggtggaggagggaggtgatGGGCCGAGAGGGTCTCAGACAAGGCTGCTGGGGGGAAGCAATGCTAGAAAGATGAACAGGTGGGTTTGCCACATAAAATACAAGATGCCGATTTCAATTTAAATTTCGGATAAACAAGAAATAATGtatagtataagtatatcccatgcaatattggggatatacttatactaaaaaattttttttcttgttcatctgaaattcagattttacGGGGGcatcctatattttcatttttcatttgctaaatctgggAAGTTTATGAGCTGGAGTTTGTACGAAGGTGAAGGAGGGTGTTACTGATGAAACAACATGTGTAAGAGGGAGGGACTGGAGGGACATTGGAGGGCAAGATCTTGATATTCTGCTGGAGTCTGGGCTTTTTCCTGTGGACAATCAAAAAGCCTGTGAGGATTTTAATCAGAGaaccagccaaaaaaaaaaaaaaaaaaaatgtgtgttttagtTCCTTCTTTTCTGGAAGGCGGTATATAAATTCTACaatgtatatatctataaataaggtagtatattcataaatgaatacaaattgccAAGCCCAGTTTGACAATGCCTCTTCTGGGGAGTGAGAGGGTGGGTCTATCTGAGCagtggggcaggcaggggctgtgtGTCCGTGGCCTTGAGGTAGATTAGGGTGGGCACTAACGCTTGGGTGGCCTAGGGAGGAGAAATTACAGCGAGCAGAATTTCCCTTCAGGAAAGGAAGAACATTCTCATGCAGTTGCCTGAACCTGGTGGCTGTGTCCCCAAGAAGTGAAAGGGTCCAGTGGTGGTGGCTTGGTGCTTAGCCAGCCCCCATCAAGaatggtgcatgggcttccctggtggcgcagtggttgcgcgtcctcttgccgatgcaggggggccgggttcgcgccccggtctgggaggatcccacatgccgcggagcagctgggcctgcgcgtccggagcctgtgctccgcagcgggggaggccgcagcggagggaggcccgcgtactgacaaaaaaaaaaaaaaaaaaaagaatggtgcaGAGGttcgaggacttccctggtggcgcagtggttaagaatccacctgccaatgcaggggacacgggttcgagccctggtccgggaagatctcacatgaggcggagcaactaaacctgtgcgccacaaatactgagcctgtgagccacagctactgaagcctgcgcgcctagagcccatgctctgcaacaagagaagccactgcaacgggaagcccgcgcgccgcaactagaggaagcccgcgcacagcagcgaagacccagcacagccatagataaataaataaataaatttattattttttttaatggtgcagAGGTTCAGCAATACTGTATTGGACACTTAAGAATGCATTTGGAGGGTAgctcttatgttaagtgttcttagcacagtaaacaatgaataaaaagaaagatgcagAGGGGTGCTTGCCTGGGAGGAGGTGGAGCTGGACTCTGCCTTTAACTCCAAATGCTTATGATTCTTCCCAGACATTCCCAACCCCAGACAGCAGGTCAGGCCAATTCTTGAGTCAGAGGGGATTGGGAACCTCCGGGCATTTGCACctccacagaggcagagaggaaaagaagctTGTCCAAGTGAGAACATTTCTGTGCTTTGTGGTGTTTTGTATGGAATGCCATTTTAAACGTTGCAGACTGTAGAACACAGTTAGGACTGTGTGCCTCCCCGACACTGGATGTTGAGAAtccacatattttatttcctgagGTAGCAGGGCAGGCATTAATAGCCctgatttacagatgagaactCAGCACAGAGAGTCAAGTGTGAGTCATCCAGCCTGTAAGGAGCAGAACTGGGGCCATACTCCGCGTATCCTGGGTCTGAACGCAGACCCATCACCACCCAGCCACAGGCAGGAGACCCTCCGCCCTGCACTCCCACTCCAGGATGATGGAGAGGATGCTGAGTTGTACCTGTGGAGAGTGTCATCAAAATCACTGATGATATGATAATgaaacagaatgggagaaaccgGCCGGAAAGGTCCACCCCTCAACTCTCGTTTTTTTGGAACAGGGCAGGAAGGAGCTCCGTGTGTAGGCGCCAGGGAGGCCCCGCAGTGACCCTGCGTGGCCTGACATTCAGCTTTGGGTGACCCGGGAGACTGAAGAATGCCTCCTTAAGCTGGGGCTATGAAGCAACAGGGAACAcacttccactttttttttttttttaaataaatttatatatttatttttggctgcgttgggtcttcattgcggcgcacgggctttctctagttgcggcgagcgggggctgctcttcattatggtgcgcgggcttctcattgcggtggcttctcttgttgcggagcacgggctctgggcatgcgggctcagtagttgtggctcacgggcctagttgctctgcggcatgtgggatcttcccggaccagggctcgaacccgtgtcccctgcatcggcaggtgggttcttaaccactgcgccaccagggaagtcccacttccATTTTTTTGAAACGAAAACCACAAGTTTAAAGGTGTATTTTGCCCCTGTTCATTCaagaaggaaagggcttccctggtggcgcagtggttgggagtccgcctgacgatgcaNNNNNNNNNNNNNNNNNNNNNNTGGCCGCTGGGCCCGGCGGCCCGAGGCCtttgccccgcaacgggaggggcccacataccaaaaaaaaaaaaaaaaaaaaaaaaaaaaagaaggaaagatgtgCCTGGCTCACAACTCCCATACTGGAGACCCCTGGTTTGTGAGAGCCCTGTCATGTCAATAACATGTTTAAAGAACCTTTGTTCTAGAACTttctcctccacacacacacattcttgcCATTAGGGCAAGGGAGACTGGGCTTTGAAGTGCAAAGTTTTGACAATATgacaaagcacacacacaaacccaacAGCTGCATGCATCTCTAAAATATGAAGTCTTCAGGCTGTTCTGCCCGGTGCtgttctgggggagggggaggggggaggaggaggagaaagaagaaattgtgTTTATTCTTAAAAAGCAGTAGGTCAACTTAGGGTAGATATTCAGGTAtcaaaaataatagctaaagtGTTTAAAACTTATTAGTTTAACAAACTTGCTAAATTATATTATtcgatttaatttaaaatttattaaatgataGCTGttccacatattttttaaatttataatatttgtaCGGTTTCAGGAAATTTTCACCAGAGTTGTCTGCTCAGAGCTAATCATTTATTCAATTTTCCACTTACCCTCTGAATATCTGGATTTAGAAATCATTACATCTCTTGTTATATATGAGATGACCTTATAAAAATTAGTGCTAGCTTCCTCCTCAATTTCAAGAAAATcaagacattttctttaaaaacatcttaaaagaTTACCTGTACAGTCATGCTCAGTGCAGCTCCAAACTCCACGGACAGATTGGCGGCGGGCAGTCATTCTCCAAAATCCTAGGTGTGAGTTAAAGTCTGTCAGTGGGACTGAGACTTGAGCCTTTCCTTTCCAGCTGGGCCTTGAGAGGAGCCAGAAATGCCCTGAGTTTAGGATTCTGGGGTCTTACACCCACACTCCCTGTATTTCTTAGGATAATCATGTCCCTGGCTTTTGCCCCAAGAGGCCTCTCGCTAAGGCCATTTGAGGGTGATCAATGGGAAACAACAAGACCTAGGCTAGGCCCTCCCATGAACGGATCTGTGCGATTTACTCCTGACTcgagaccccccccaccccgccccaggaCTGGTGGAGGTGTAGTCACTTGGACTAGTTTCCAGAATTTTCATGGTGGGTAGACCCAAGGCCTCCCACCATTTGGGGAAACAGTGCAAACATGAGTGGGAGCTGGGCAAAGCCTGGATCCAGAGGTGACAGGATGTTATCTGCTAACACAACTCTTTGCAGTGAGTGCGTAAACAGACACATTTGTCTTGGGACTGAGGGCCTgcctggaagagagaaaaggacccCTACCAAACTGCATTTTTCTCTAACTGCCCCTTGAATTGAGTCACAGTTGCCTGGTTTCCTGAGGTCTATTCTGTGTCTGTGAAGAATGTCTTCCCCAGCTTCTGGGGCTGAGCATTACCAATTGTTTAGGGATTAACCCTTTGCCACCCAAAGTCTTGCTCTCCCGCCATCTCTTTGCCTCCACGCTGCCCCTCTTGTTTTAATGCACCTTTCATTAGCTTAGAAATGACAGAGAAGTTGACCATCGGCAGTTGCTTCCTGTGTGCACAGTGGAATCACCATCTCGTTAGGGGCACCAGGGCTTTAAGAAAATAGCCTCGCTTCTTCAGAAACTCTAGTCGTTTGACTTGGAATCTGTCCATCAAGAAATTTGGTCTGCAGAATCCAAAGCAAGCTTCCCCAGAGCTTTACAAACAAGCTGGCCCAGCAAGGCAGCGCCTCCTCCGGTGTCTGCCTTGAGCTCGGAGCTCTGTGGCCATTTGCCACCTGGGGTGGTGCCACACTGCTCAGATGTGGTCTGCGGCATTCTTGGCCGCCCTCCACCCCACATTTCAGGACACAAGCAGTGTGGAGACCCAGTTAACCTCAGGAACTGCTGTTGCTGTCTTCTGCCCCTGGGGTCAGTCGTGGTCACACTTCAGGTCCCTGAAGCTTGAGCCTCCCTCTCAGGGTCCCGTTTGAAACATACAAAGAATCCCCAGGAACTCTGACGTGACAGTGGCAGAGGGGCTTCATTTCCCGGGGGGCTGGATGGGAAGGATGGGCTGTTTCTGCTAAGACTTCCCTCTTGCCTCCTGCTTTAACGGAACCCCTGGTTTTTGACTTGAGGTTCCTGGGCCAGCTCTGAATGTAGCATGTGTGCCTGAGTGATGGACTTGATATTTACACAAGCCACGCTGATAAGTGCAcatgtgtttttaatgttttggctTTCTAGACCACAAACATGTCAATGTGCATATGCGTGCACACACAGACGTGCTCTTGGGCTGGGCCTTGAGtagggctcttttttttcttcttctttttcttttttcaaactgTTCTCCCAAAGTTAACACCTTTGTTAGCACGCTTTCCTGCCACACTGCCTCAGGGTTGTCGGAGGGCCGTCATCCGGTTATCCCACCTGGAAAGGCGCTGCCTTTTTAAGCCAGCAAACAGCCCGACGACACCTTCGCCTGGCCCTTGCGTGAGCCGAGCCCCACGGGCTGGGGATTGAAAAGCAGACCTCCCTCGCCGCAGCCTCCCTGAGCCCCGGTCTGTCGGAAACGGCCCAACTTCGTCTGCAGCCACAGAGAACAACACCGAGGAGGTGGGCTGCTGCGTAAAGTTAgggaaaagtgtttaaaaaaaaaaaaaaaaaaaaagtcttgattaTCTCATGGACTTGCAAGTACTGTTAAGGTTCCTTACTTTCCTGCCATCTGACTCAAGTTAACAGCAGCATTAAACGTCGTCTTTACCCACCGCACGCTTCTCTTCGTCCCcagtctctcttccttttttttttttttcttctttttctcgttttccccccttcttccttcctttatttattttttggttttgttttttaaggggTGTTGACCTGCGCTGAGTTCTAGGGAGCCGACCCCTCCCGCCCGCGAGCCGATTGGCCGGCCACGCGGGTGACTGACGGGCGGGCCCGGAGCGCTCGCGGCGGCCGGCGCTGATTGGCCGGCGCGGCTCGGAGGGCTCGGCCGCGGGAGCGCCGGACACTCGGGTCCCGCCGCCTCGGGAGCCGGGCCGCACTCGGGCCGCGCGCTCGCCTCCCCGCGCGAGCTCCCCAGGGTCGCCCCGCCAGCGCCTGGCGCGGGTGCGGACGGCGCCTTTTGTGCCCGGGGGCTCCTGGAAGTTCGCGGCGGGACGCGCGCGGGGAGGCGGCCGAGGACGCCCCGCGTCGCAGGGGCCGGGGCGCCGAGCATGGGCGGCGGGCGCTGGGCCGCGGCGGGCGCGCTGGTGGCGCTGGCCGCCGGGCTCCTGGCCGCGGGCTCGGCCAGCGAGTACGACTACGTGAGCTTCCAGTCGGACGTCGGCGCGTACCAGAGCGGGCGCTTCTACACCAAGCCGCCGCAGTGCGTGGACATCCCGGTGGACCTGCGGCTGTGCCACACCGTGGGCTACAAGAGGATGGTGCTGCCCAACCTGCTGGAGCACGAGACCATGGCCGAGGTGAAGCAGCAGGCCAGCAGCTGGGTGCCCCTGCTCAACAAGAACTGCCACATGGGCACGCAGGTCTTCCTCTGCTCGCTCTTCGCGCCCGTCTGCCTGGACCGGCCCATCTACCCGTGCCGCTGGCTCTGCGAGGCCGTGCGAGACTCGTGCGAGCCCGTCATGCAGTTCTTCGGCTTCTACTGGCCCGAGATGCTCAAGTGCGACAAGTTCCCCGAGGGCGACGTCTGCATCGCCATGACCCCGCCCAACGCCACCGAGGCCTCCAAGCCCCAAGGTGAGGCGGGGGGTTCCCGGGGCTGTCCGCGCTGCGCCCCGGGACTGGGAACGTGCTCTCGGCCGTGCCCGACCGCCCTGAGAGCTACCGGCCCGTCCGAGGTGGTGCCCGGCGGGGCGAGCCCCGCGCGCACCCGGTCCGGGTCCTGGAGCCGCTGTCCTGGGATCCAGTCAACGCTGAAACAAAGCCTTAGCTCTGGCTCCCAGAAGAGCTCTTCTGTCCCCCGCGAGGGAACAGAGTCCCTATCGGAGTTTTGAACCTCCCAGACGGGATGCGCcggggggaaaacaaaacaaaacaaaacacccaaacCCCAAATCTGGCAAGCTCAGAAAGGCCGAGCAAATGCTAAGGTGtagctttgtttattttcttaggtttgaggaggatttttttttttttttttttaaacgcttTCCTTAGCTAGTCATTCAGCCAAGTAGCTCCAGGACTGGTGCAGAACTGGCCGAGAAAAAAAGTCCAGAAATTGTGAGGCTTTCTGTTTCTCTACCCCTTTCAGTTAACAGCTTCGGGAAGGTCTGGGTGGGGGCGGGATGGAAAGGCTCTTCTCCCTCATTCTTGCATACCCCCTGCTTCTCTCATTTACACAAATCCTCAGgtaattagaaagataaaattgtCATTAGCTCATGGCTCAGCTCCCCTTGGGGAGGGAGGCTCCACACATTGGAGGCTTTGCTAACAGCCCCAGGGATGAGCCGGAGGTTCTTCTCTGAAACCCCTCCCACTTAAAGGGCCGTTccttggggtggtggggggaggaaaaACCATCCCGGGGAGgcagcaaaacagaacaaaacaagttAACAAGCaaagaaacccaaacaaaacCCCACAGAACAGACAAGCCAACGAAAACAACCCAGCACTGTGGCCTGACTTTTAGAGGAGTGAATTCAACCGCAAATTCTTCGGAAGCGGAGTTGAGGCTCAAGGAGGTGGAGGTCGTCAGGGATGGGGAGCCCTACGCAGGGCGCTGAGCAGAGCGGTCCGTATCCCAGGGGCTTTTGAGGAACGGGTTTAGGGTGGGGGGAACCTGCTCATTGCTGACTCAGCTCATCTCCAAGGGATGCCAAAGCACAAAGGTCCCCCGAGGGGCGTACTCCCCAGAGTGAGGGCGGGGTAGTCCCGGGGAAGGGCACCCCGAACTTTGAATGCCCTGGCTTATTccagggaaggaggagatggtccagaggggcgggggcggggtggcaGGTCTGGCGGGTGGGCAGGGCAGCGGCCCGCCTGCAGGGGCAAGGTCTGGGTCCCGCTGCTGTCCCTTCCTGGGGCTCCGCACAGAGTTCACCTTCGGGGAGGCGCAGCCCTTTGAGAACGCGAGGGGACAAAGCGCTTTGTGTTCTGTCCGCGTGGAACCCACGGGATTTTCCTGCTCCCCGTCCTCACTGCCGGCGGGCAGACTAGCCCAGCCGTGCCCCCGGAGGCCGCGGCCAGCTCTGCCGGGGCTGAGTGCACCCGCCAAGTGTCCCTTTCTGGTACAATCAGCGACAGAACCCTTCTGAGGGGGAAGCCCTCCGACGGGAAGGTAGGGGTGCTGGCTGGGCCGCCTACTTATGAAGGGACGAGCATCCTCCAGCTCCATGCCCCACAGGCAGGGGTGGCGGACTGGTGGTCGGGAGACCAAATACATGCTCTCTTCTTGGAGCCTTTGACTCCTTGGCTGCTGTCCCACTCGGCTGCTCCCAAAGTCTGCCCTTTGTACCATCTCCTGTCCGCCCTCCATCCCAGGAGTGCTCGGGTGGCCACCCTCCTGAGACCAGCTGCACACAGAGAACAGTTATGAAGGGACCAGTCCTGTGTGGGACTTGGGACCCGGTTCTCCCCGCCGTGTCTTTGGTGACAGGCTCTGCGGGAGGCTCTGCTCCTGCCCAGGACTGCGGCCCCTCAGTGGGAGGGACCCTCTATAGGAGTCAGTCTTCTGGGGCCGAGTGGCCGCTGACTGTCAGCTGAGCCCGGAGGTgggagggctgtgtgtgtgtgtgcgtgtgcgcgcgtgtgtgtgtgcgtgtgtgtgtgtagggcagGTGGAGACGGACCAAACTCCTGGTCCTCGTAACCTTACGGCTGGTGGCTCCAGAATCAGAACTGGTACTTTTGGAGGAGACCAAGTATACATGCCCtacctttattctttatttctttttattctgtaaaattaaaatggaattttcaaaGCAGCGGCATATCTCTGCATGCCGCAGGCTGGTTTCGGTTCGCATACTTGGACAAGCACCGTGTGGGGGTATTGGGCAGGCCTTTGGGGCCGCATGTTATTAAAGATAAACTTGATGAGAATGAGTCAAAAGACACTCCCCCACACCCCCAAAGGCTGACGCCCAAGCTGCTTCAGCACCTGTTATGGGAGAGGaaaagtgtttgtttgtttgtttgcaggaAAGTTATTTCTAAATCTTGCACTTGCATTAGACCTGTACATTCCCAGGCCGATAACTTGTCGTTCCTCCTCCCAGCCAGGTTTTACTGATTCAAGCTCTGCGAACGAGCAcatacttttagttttattttgttgttgattaGGCATGTTGTGCGTTAAAACAGCCTGGCTGTTTTAGTCACAGGTTGCAGAGGCCACTGTGTACTCATCCTTCCCGGGAGCCTTCCTTAGGGTCCCTTCCCCGTATTGAAGAGCTGGCCAGGGAAgacctgctctgtgtgtgtgtgtgtgtgtgtgtgtgtgtgtgtgtgtgtgtgtgtgtgtgtgtgtgtgtgtgtgtgtgtgtgtgtgtgcgcgcgcgccgtgtgcatgtgtgtacgtggatttttaaaaatccacttacTCTTGATTCCGGTGTTGgacttcccctcctctcccttaaATACTGATGAAACACAAAACCTTTTGGGTTTTGGTTCTTTtgctttaaacattattttagataCACCTTAAAACAGCCATTTAGTTCTGCCTCTCCGATGGATGACTGGGTGGATTTCTACAGCTCGGGCCGCCTATAGGGCCCCCAGCACGATCCAGAGAGGCCACAGATTAATAGCGCCCTACACAATCTAGAGCTGCTCCACAGTCGGCTGTGAGAAAAGTCGAGGTGGGTGGGGGCAAGCC
This sequence is a window from Physeter macrocephalus isolate SW-GA chromosome 20, ASM283717v5, whole genome shotgun sequence. Protein-coding genes within it:
- the SFRP1 gene encoding secreted frizzled-related protein 1 encodes the protein MGGGRWAAAGALVALAAGLLAAGSASEYDYVSFQSDVGAYQSGRFYTKPPQCVDIPVDLRLCHTVGYKRMVLPNLLEHETMAEVKQQASSWVPLLNKNCHMGTQVFLCSLFAPVCLDRPIYPCRWLCEAVRDSCEPVMQFFGFYWPEMLKCDKFPEGDVCIAMTPPNATEASKPQGTTVCPPCDNELKSEAIIEHLCASEFALRMKIKEVKKENGDKKIVPKKKKPLKLGPIKKKELKKLVLYLKNGADCPCHQLDNLSHHFLIMGRKVKSQYLLTAIHKWDKKNKEFKNFMKKMKNHECPTFQSVFK